A single region of the Pogoniulus pusillus isolate bPogPus1 chromosome Z, bPogPus1.pri, whole genome shotgun sequence genome encodes:
- the LYRM7 gene encoding complex III assembly factor LYRM7, whose protein sequence is MASRGQVLKLFKSLHRTRQEVFKNDTRALEAARQKINEEFRNNQDETSEEKIKELLKIASDVEVILRTSVIQAVHTDSDKMLLIPRKALLQDNTPYIDKPTKKHES, encoded by the exons ATGGCGAGCCGCGGGCAA GTTTTGAAGCTTTTTAAATCATTACACAGAACTCGACAAGAAGTCTTTAAAAATGATACCAGAGCCCTTGAAG cTGCAAGACAAAAGATAAATGAAGAATTCAGAAATAACCAAGATGAGACATCTGAAGAGAAGATAAAAGAG cTTCTGAAGATAGCATCAGATGTGGAAGTGATTCTCAGAACTTCTGTTATTCAAGCAGTTCACACAGATTCTGACAAAATGC TGCTGATACCCAGGAAAGCTCTGCTACAAGACAACACACCTTACATTGATAAACCAACAAAAAAGCATGAATCCTGA
- the HINT1 gene encoding adenosine 5'-monophosphoramidase HINT1: MADEISKAQAARPGGDTIFGKIIRKEIPANIIYEDEQCLAFHDISPQAPTHFLVIPKKPIVRLSEAEDSDESLLGHLMIVGKKCAANLGLTNGYRMVVNEGPEGGQSVYHVHLHVLGGRQLGWPPG; this comes from the exons ATGGCTGACGAGATCAGCAAGGCGCAGGCCGCTCGCCCCGGCGGGGATACCATCTTCGGGAAGATCATCCGCAAGGAGATCCCCGCCAATATCATCTATGAGGACGAACAG TGCCTTGCGTTCCATGATATTTCACCCCAAGCTCCAACGCATTTCCTAGTGATTCCTAAGAAGCCAATTGTCAGGTTATCTGAAGCAGAAGATTCCGATGAATCT cttcttGGGCATTTAATGATTGTTGGCAAGAAGTGTGCTGCTAACCTGGGCCTGACCAATGGATACCGGATGGTTGTCAATGAAGGGCCTGAGGGTGGGCAGTCTGTCTATCATGTACATCTCCATGTTCTGGGTGGTCGTCAGTTGGGCTGGCCTCCTGGCTAG